The proteins below come from a single Malus domestica chromosome 03, GDT2T_hap1 genomic window:
- the LOC103426090 gene encoding 4-diphosphocytidyl-2-C-methyl-D-erythritol kinase, chloroplastic codes for MTMAIASSRLLCQNPPPTFLINSPNFVGNSGSSSSLRLSWLRSQSHRCSFSHSKSGNQRTPKFARKQVEIVYDPDERINKLADEVDEKAAPVSRLTLFSPCKINVFLRITGKREDGFHDLASLFHVISLGDVIKFSLSPSKTKDRLSTNVSGVPLDDRNLIIKALNLYRKKTGSNNFFWIHLDKKVPTGAGLGGGSSNAATALWAANQFSGLLATEKELQEWSSEIGSDVPFFFSQGAAYCTGRGEVVQNISPALPLDIPMVLIKPQQACSTAEVYKRLQLDKTNKADPLTLLERISRHGISQDVCINDLEPPAFDVLPSLKRLKQRVLAASRGQYDAVFMSGSGSTIVGIGSPDPPQFLYDDDEYKDVFLSEANFLTREENNWYTEPASRSASGSSSQFSGSIE; via the exons ATGACCATGGCCATTGCTTCCTCTCGTTTGCTCTGCCAGAACCCTCCTCCTACCTTCCTCATAAATTCCCCCAATTTCGTCGGAAATAGCGGCAGTAGCAGCAGCCTCAGGCTCTCTTGGCTCAGGTCACAGTCGCATAGGTGCTCTTTTTCTCACTCAAAGTCTGGAAATCAAAGGACCCCCAAATTTGCCAGAAAACAAGTAGAG ATAGTGTATGATCCTGATGAAAGGATAAACAAGTTGGCAGATGAGGTTGACGAGAAGGCCGCTCCGGTTTCAAGGCTCACCCTTTTCTCCCCTTGCAAG ATAAATGTTTTCTTGAGAATAACTGGCAAAAGGGAAGATGGGTTTCATGATTTGGCATCTCTCTTTCAT GTAATAAGTCTTGGAGATGTAATTAAGTTCTCTTTGTCACCCTCAAAAACTAAGGATCGTCTTTCGACCAATGTGTCTGGGGTGCCCCTTGATGATAGAAATTTG ATTATTAAGGCCCTTAATCTCTACAGGAAGAAGACAGGTAGCAACAATTTCTTTTGG attcatCTTGATAAGAAGGTGCCAACAGGAGCAGGGCTTGGTGGTGGAAGCAGCAATGCTGCAACTGCACTATGGGCAGCAAATCAGTTTAGTGGTCTTCTTGCCACTGAGAAGGAACTCCAAGAATGGTCGAGTGAGATTGGTTCAGATGTTCCCTTCTTTTTCTCTCAAGGAGCAGCCTATTGTACTGGTCGGGGTGAG GTTGTTCAAAATATTAGTCCAGCCTTACCATTGGACATTCCAATGGTTCTTATAAAGCCCCAACAGGCATGTTCGACAGCTGAAGTTTACAAG cgCCTCCAATTGGATAAAACTAATAAGGCTGATCCTTTAACACTGCTGGAGAGAATCTCAAGGCATGGAATATCACAAGATGTTTGCATAAATGATTTAG AACCTCCAGCATTTGATGTTCTTCCATCTCTTAAAAGATTAAAGCAGCGAGTACTTGCCGCAAGCCGTGGACAATATGACGCTGTTTTTATGTCTGGAAG TGGAAGCACTATTGTTGGGATTGGTTCTCCAGACCCTCCCCAATTTTTATATGACGACGATGAATACAAGGATGTATTTTTGTCAG AGGCGAACTTTCTGACACGTGAAGAAAATAACTGGTATACGGAACCTGCTTCGAGAAGTGCTTCTGGCTCATCCTCCCAATTTTCCGGGTCGATTGAGTGA
- the LOC103426079 gene encoding uncharacterized protein: MDFQVVVLAGGTSKNLVPLVSKEVPKALLPVANRPVISYVLELLELCNLKNLIVVVEGQDAAVLVGSWISGAYVDRLHVEVAAVPEDVGTAGALRAIAHHLTANDILVVSGDIVSDVSPGAVAAAHRRHDAVLTAMLCSAPVSGPSDSGSSVGKDKAKKPGHYNIIGLDPTKQFLLYIATGAELEKDIRIQKSILRAVGQMEIRSDLMDAHLYAFKRSVLQEVLDQKDTFQSLKRDVLPYLVRRQLNSEVSNGVPQPEENGNEKASSQSNQLVISRILANSSTPSFHELYALGCNGSTPAQRTHKCCVYIAGNSKYCVRLNSIQAFSDINRDVIGDASHLSGYSFSAQNNIIHPSAELGSKTAVGPHCMLGEGSQMGDKCSVKRSVIGRHCRIGSNVKVVNSVVMNHVTIGDGCSVQNSVICSNVQLQDRVVLKDCQVGAGFVVPAGSECKGEAFAKKEK, from the exons ATGGATTTCCAAGTGGTAGTCTTAGCCGGTGGCACCTCGAAGAATCTTGTCCCTCTAGTCTCCAAG GAGGTCCCAAAGGCTCTGCTTCCGGTGGCGAATCGTCCGGTTATCTCCTACGTTCTGGAGCTCTTAGAACTCTGTAACCTTAAGAACCTCATAGTT GTTGTTGAAGGGCAAGATGCAGCCGTACTCGTTGGAAGTTGGATTTCAGGGGCTTATGTCGATCGTTTACATGTTGAG GTTGCAGCAGTCCCTGAGGATGTTGGAACAGCTGGTGCACTTCGGGCCATTGCACACCACTTGACTGCAAATGACATTTTG GTTGTGAGTGGCGATATTGTCTCTGATGTTTCTCCTGGTGCTGTAGCTGCTGCTCATAGACGTCATGATGCAGTATTAACTGCAATGCTTTGTTCTGCTCCTGTAAGTGGACCTTCGGATTCGGGATCCTCTGTTGGAAAAGACAAAGCCAAGAAACCAGGGCACTACAATATCATTGGGCTGGATCCGACAAAGCAGTTTTTACTGTACATAGCAACAG GAGCGGAACTTGAGAAAGATATTCGAATTCAGAAGAGCATACTCCGTGCGGTTGGCCAG ATGGAAATTCGATCTGATCTCATGGATGCTCATTTATATGCATTCAAGAG GTCTGTTCTACAAGAAGTTTTGGATCAAAAGGATACCTTTCAAAGTTTAAAGCGCGATGTATTACCTTATCTTGTTCGTCGCCAGCTG AATTCAGAAGTGTCAAATGGTGTACCACAACCAGAAGAAAATGGAAATGAGAAGGCTAGTTCTCAGAGCAACCAACTAGTGATATCTCGAATCCTGGCTAATTCATCCACTCCAAGCTTCCATGAGCTCTATGCACTAGGTTGTAATGGCTCTACTCCTGCGCAAAGAACCCATAAATGCTGTGTTTATATTGCTGGAAACAGCAAGTACTGTGTGAGGTTAAATTCCATTCAAGCATTCAGTGACATTAATCGAGAT GTCATAGGAGATGCTAGCCATTTGTCAGGGTATTCATTCTCTGCACAAAATAACATCATCCATCCGTCAGCAGAACTTGGATCTAAAACGGCT GTCGGACCACATTGTATGCTTGGGGAAGGTTCACAGATGGGTGACAAATGTAGTGTTAAACGATCTGTTATTGGTCGTCACTGCCGGATAGGTTCTAACGTGAAG GTTGTGAATTCAGTTGTTATGAATCATGTTACCATTGGCGATGGTTGTTCAGTCCAGAATTCAGTTATTTGCAGTAACGTACAGCTCCAAGATCGTGTTGTACTTAAAGATTGTCAA GTCGGTGCAGGTTTCGTGGTTCCTGCTGGAAGTGAGTGCAAAGGGGAGGCATTTGCTAAGAAAGAGAAATGA